A genomic window from Alphaproteobacteria bacterium includes:
- a CDS encoding TIGR02300 family protein, with the protein MTKPDWGEKRECQECQARFYDLKRDPITCPKCEAVIRIEPPKRVRPAARKRAEEAPKETAIAKIASDVEKSEEDLADDELVEVESDGSEDSEGGEEAGENDLIEDTSELGQGEDVSKVVDQKPDEAAAEG; encoded by the coding sequence GTGACAAAACCGGACTGGGGTGAGAAGCGGGAATGCCAGGAATGTCAGGCCCGGTTCTATGATCTCAAACGCGATCCGATCACCTGTCCCAAGTGCGAGGCCGTGATCCGCATCGAGCCGCCCAAACGGGTGCGCCCGGCGGCCAGAAAAAGGGCCGAAGAAGCCCCCAAGGAAACCGCCATCGCCAAGATCGCGAGCGATGTCGAGAAGAGCGAGGAGGATCTGGCCGACGACGAACTGGTCGAGGTCGAAAGTGACGGCAGCGAAGATAGCGAAGGCGGCGAAGAAGCTGGCGAGAACGACCTCATAGAGGACACCTCGGAACTGGGCCAGGGCGAAGACGTCTCCAAGGTCGTCGACCAGAAGCCCGACGAGGCCGCTGCCGAGGGCTGA